In Choloepus didactylus isolate mChoDid1 chromosome X, mChoDid1.pri, whole genome shotgun sequence, a genomic segment contains:
- the LOC119522784 gene encoding guanine nucleotide-binding protein G(I)/G(S)/G(O) subunit gamma-5-like codes for MSGSSSIAAMKKVVQQLWLEAGLNHVKVSQAAADLKQFYLQNAQHDPLLTGISSSTNPFRPQKVSFL; via the coding sequence ATGTCTGGTTCCTCCAGCATTGCCGCTATGAAAAAGGTGGTTCAGCAGCTCTGGCTGGAGGCCGGGCTCAACCACGTGAAGGTTTCCCAGGCAGCTGCAGACTTGAAACAATTCTATCTGCAGAATGCTCAACATGATCCCCTGCTAACTGGAATATCTTCAAGTACAAATCCTTTCAGACCCCAGAAAGTCTCCTTTTTGTAA